In Primulina eburnea isolate SZY01 chromosome 3, ASM2296580v1, whole genome shotgun sequence, one DNA window encodes the following:
- the LOC140828482 gene encoding probable F-box protein At3g61730 isoform X1 codes for MGKRLRRARSICCCASPRVSVHVSRQSNVNWFEVDIWTEIAKFMDGRSLVMLGATCKWFNHTMMEDSIWKFACLRDLQVPDPRNVNFKWIKLYTTAFDGSHSYMFCQQEKHIDWMRIGAFSIDSHAVLLTESLTGPIRIPKEETAQKMLQMTGGCILNSIKTGIWIAGNQLQFPIYHIIMPCFILFQDLTTIISNAIMFEDLQLVRCPICDLDACDGTMQVLDARHIELFLNEGYLDGSWDYELVGSHDINKQADAASGGIFDIEHINDQSTSDILNSKLWVGKSTDWQPKSMVTLHAVAVNTNLQQNDGLQIKYHAMKAGKNGEIVSIRISQQLL; via the exons ATGGGGAAGCGATTGCGAAGAGCAAGATCGATTTGCTGTTGCGCCTCTCCCAGAGTATCTGTCCACGTTTCTCGTCAATCGAACGTCAACTG GTTTGAAGTGGATATATGGACCGAAATTGCCAAGTTTATGGATGGGAGATCTCTGGTAATGCTAGGAGCGACCTGCAAGTGGTTCAATCATACCATGATGGAGGATAGCATCTGGAAATTCGCATGTTTGCGTGATCTTCAGGTGCCTGATCCAAGAAATGTCAATTTCAAATGGATCAAACTTTACACTACAGCTTTTG ACGGAAGCCACTCGTACATGTTCTGCCAACAGGAGAAGCATATCG ATTGGATGCGAATTGGAGCATTTTCGATTGATTCACATGCGGTACTCTTGACTGAGAGCCTGACAGGACCAATAAGAATTCCAAAAGAAGAGACAGCACAGAAAATGTTGCAGATGACTGGTGGTTGTATATTAAACTCAATAAAAACTGGAATCTGGATTGCTGGTAACCAGTTGCAGTTTCCCATATACCATATTATTATGCCATGCTTCATATTATTTCAAGACTTAAccaccataatttcaaatgcaATCATGTTTGAAGACTTGCAGCTTGTTCGATGCCCTATCTGTGACCTTGATGCATGTGACG GAACTATGCAAGTCTTGGATGCAAGACATATTGAGCTGTTCCTGAATGAGGGATATCTAGATGGGAGTTGGGATTATGAATTAGTTGGATCCCATGACATAAACAAACAAGCTGATGCAGCCTCCGGAGGGATCTTTGACATCGAGCACATCAATGATCAATCAACCTCTG ATATTCTTAACAGTAAGTTATGGGTGGGAAAAAGCACGGACTGGCAGCCAAAATCTATGGTAACTCTCCATGCGGTGGCAGTGAACACCAACTTACAACAGAATGATG GACTTCAGATTAAATACCATGCTATGAAGGCTGGAAAAAATGGGGAGATTGTTTCAATTCGTATATCTCAGCAGCTGCTCTAA
- the LOC140828482 gene encoding probable F-box protein At3g61730 isoform X2, producing the protein MGKRLRRARSICCCASPRVSVHVSRQSNVNWFEVDIWTEIAKFMDGRSLVMLGATCKWFNHTMMEDSIWKFACLRDLQVPDPRNVNFKWIKLYTTAFDGSHSYMFCQQEKHIDWMRIGAFSIDSHAVLLTESLTGPIRIPKEETAQKMLQMTGGCILNSIKTGIWIADLQLVRCPICDLDACDGTMQVLDARHIELFLNEGYLDGSWDYELVGSHDINKQADAASGGIFDIEHINDQSTSDILNSKLWVGKSTDWQPKSMVTLHAVAVNTNLQQNDGLQIKYHAMKAGKNGEIVSIRISQQLL; encoded by the exons ATGGGGAAGCGATTGCGAAGAGCAAGATCGATTTGCTGTTGCGCCTCTCCCAGAGTATCTGTCCACGTTTCTCGTCAATCGAACGTCAACTG GTTTGAAGTGGATATATGGACCGAAATTGCCAAGTTTATGGATGGGAGATCTCTGGTAATGCTAGGAGCGACCTGCAAGTGGTTCAATCATACCATGATGGAGGATAGCATCTGGAAATTCGCATGTTTGCGTGATCTTCAGGTGCCTGATCCAAGAAATGTCAATTTCAAATGGATCAAACTTTACACTACAGCTTTTG ACGGAAGCCACTCGTACATGTTCTGCCAACAGGAGAAGCATATCG ATTGGATGCGAATTGGAGCATTTTCGATTGATTCACATGCGGTACTCTTGACTGAGAGCCTGACAGGACCAATAAGAATTCCAAAAGAAGAGACAGCACAGAAAATGTTGCAGATGACTGGTGGTTGTATATTAAACTCAATAAAAACTGGAATCTGGATTGCTG ACTTGCAGCTTGTTCGATGCCCTATCTGTGACCTTGATGCATGTGACG GAACTATGCAAGTCTTGGATGCAAGACATATTGAGCTGTTCCTGAATGAGGGATATCTAGATGGGAGTTGGGATTATGAATTAGTTGGATCCCATGACATAAACAAACAAGCTGATGCAGCCTCCGGAGGGATCTTTGACATCGAGCACATCAATGATCAATCAACCTCTG ATATTCTTAACAGTAAGTTATGGGTGGGAAAAAGCACGGACTGGCAGCCAAAATCTATGGTAACTCTCCATGCGGTGGCAGTGAACACCAACTTACAACAGAATGATG GACTTCAGATTAAATACCATGCTATGAAGGCTGGAAAAAATGGGGAGATTGTTTCAATTCGTATATCTCAGCAGCTGCTCTAA